The DNA window CGCCGATGACAGAAAAACCAGATGCGCAAACGCAGTTTCACGGCGTGCAGAAAATCAGTCAGCCTTACGCTGACGCCACTCCAGCCGTTATCGCAACGCGTCCGGTGTATCCCTTCCCAGCGATTGCCCGTTATAACGGGCGCGGCGACGTGAATGACGGCGAAAATTATCATGCAGAGCAATCAACCGCGTTTGGTTATCTGCAGGTGGCAAAACCCGCCAGCGACTATATTGGCCCTGATAACCAAAAAAATTATCAGGTTCGCCGCGGCGAGCTCACCGTTCAATAAACCCGGGGCTCCTCATTGAGGAGCCATTCGTTTTTGGGATTGGCCTCAATCATGCGTAGCAAAACGCTCCAGCAATCGGTACTAAACGACCTGATCCTTTGGATCGATAATAATCTGGATAAGAAACTAACCGTCGACGATCTGAGCGATATTTCTGGTTATTCTCCCTGGCATTTATTTCGGCTCTTCCGTTATTATTTTGATCGTTCGCCGATGGAGTATATCCGCCAACAGCGTATGTCGCTCTGTCGCCGTTTATTGCTGACGACGCCTGGTTACCGTATTGTCGATATTTGTATTATGGTTGGTTATGACGATCTCAGTGCGTTTAATCGTACCTTCAAAAAATATCATGCGCTCACACCCACCCAATATCGTCACCGGGTCACGCGACAAAAATAAGGAAGGTCCCCCTCCTCCGCATCGCTGCGGTTGGGAATGGAAGGGGGACAGGGGGTATTGCAGAAGGGAAATAGCAGGATGCTATTATCGAGCCCGGTCGGGATCAACGACCTTGCGCGACGGAAATCAGTATAAAAGGATATTTTGAGCTAATAATGTAGAGGGCGTGAAGATTTTGTCACCATTTATAATTGTCTCCGCCGCTCTCATCTGAAATAAAAAAACCGGGCCGCGCTGCACCCGGTTTCATTCTCCTCAGCACCATTAGAAATGAGTATTTACGCTCATAAAGAAGGTTCGCCCCGACTCGTTATAGGTCTCAGCACCCGCACCATAAAGGTAAGCCCCCGTCGTCGCGTTTCCAGTCGTTTGCGCATTCCCTGCCCGATAGTGGCGGATATCAAACAGGTTATCTATCCCACTGGTGAAGCTCAGATTTTTGTTCACATCCCAGGTCGCGCTGAGGCCGACAATGCTGTATGGGCTGACTTCGTTTAGTTCGCTGCCGCTGACCGCCTCGCCCTTATAATTAAAGCGTTTTGGTTTCTGACGGCCATACCAGGTAAAGGTGCTCTGCAGAGAGAGATCTTCACGAACCTGCCAGCTCAAAGTCGAGTTCAGGGTAAACTGCGGGATCACTGACAGCCGGTCGCCTGTCGTCTTATTCTTGCTCTGCAGCATCCATGTCAGGTTATTGCTCCAGTTAATCGTCTCCCCCACTGGAAGATTCAGCGTTCCTTCCAGGCCTTCCACTAACGCTTTTGGTAC is part of the Klebsiella quasipneumoniae subsp. quasipneumoniae genome and encodes:
- a CDS encoding helix-turn-helix transcriptional regulator is translated as MGLASIMRSKTLQQSVLNDLILWIDNNLDKKLTVDDLSDISGYSPWHLFRLFRYYFDRSPMEYIRQQRMSLCRRLLLTTPGYRIVDICIMVGYDDLSAFNRTFKKYHALTPTQYRHRVTRQK